Within the Sporocytophaga myxococcoides DSM 11118 genome, the region ATTCTCTGCTTATGATACAACTCCTCATAATTAGTAGCAAACGAATTAAGGTACATTGGCCATAAAGTCAGGTCTGAAGCTATTAACGAATAGTTATTGTTCTCATTGATTATATGAAATTCGTGCGTTTCACTTTCAGAAAATTTATAGCAGAAGGCCAATCCTTCATTATATGCCCTTACAATTATATCGATATGATATCTGCTTCCTAAACGATCCTGACAATGCAAGATGATTTGATTGTATGTCCCAACTGCCTTACTGGATTTCCCAGAATATAGATTATAATTCTCCCTTGAAGAAATACGTTCAGTATTTCTTATTTTCAAATGCTCACCTATTTTTCCTTCAGTAGTATCAAAGCCTCCAAGACTGCATCTAAGGAAATTCTTTCTTTGATATTCACATAAAAGAATCACTCCGTTTTGCGACTCCTCAATATATATACTTAATCGCGTATCAGGAGATTCAAGCTTCATATTAGTTTATTTTAGATTTTAGTATGCATATAAAATTTACTCAAGCTTTAAAACTCCAAACTTAAAAGTTTCTTCTCTTGTATTGCATTTATATACTATGAATTCTGATTCGCTTTTTTTAATTAATTCAGAAATCTTTATGAGTCCTATATCATCGGTACTATCAACAACCTCCCTTTTCTCATTGCTCTGTTCATCAATAGTACAAACTACCGTCATGCCATAGTTGGAGTTTTTAAAATGTAAAATCTTTTTTTGTCCTGGAATATTTCTGTTGTCATCTGAAAATATTAATCTGATCTTTCCATTCTTCACCGATTTGAAGTATGAACAAAATGGTATAAGGCTTTCTTTCCCATCCTGCTTTTTTCTTACTACCATATGACGTTTTATATTTCCATCTTTATCCAACTCTATAATTAAAATATTTCTAAAATAAATTTTTGTCTCTGAAGAACCACCAGCCATAAAAATACCACTTGACGAATAGTATACAGGAAGCATAGGAGTATTGCTAGGAGAATCAACTGATATATCTTCTGAAAAAATGTAGGAATTGCCATTTTCCATTACTGTTATATCCTGCAATAAGAAATCATTTGAGATTGTATAACTGTCCTTCTTTCCTTCAACATCCGTAAACTCAGGACCGAAATCACTTGTTATAATTTTTAATTTAAAAGGTTCAGATGTATTTACTCTTCCATAAAAAATTCCAGACTGTTTCTTTTCTATAGTTATTGTTTGCCAATCTTTTGGTCCTGTAACTATTCTGTTATTATAAAAACCACTAATTATCAAATCATCTCCCTGAGATGTCAGTTGAATTTGCCTGATTTCTTTTGACTCTGGCTCAATTTTAACCTGCTGTAAAGATCCTTTCAAAAGAGAATACAAACGATATTCAAACCCTTTCCCAAAATCGCCATTAGTATTTTCTTTCTCCTTTTTGTTCTTAATCAGAAGATGCCAGTTTTCAAGTCTATCAATTTCACATTTCAGAATCCAGTAAGATTCAGAAGGAAGGTCTAATTTTATTTTATTAGTTACCTCAACCTGAAGATTTTTATTCAATACAAAGGTATAGAAGTGGGTAAGGTTCTTTCTGGCCTTAGAATTCTGATTATGAATAAAGAGTTTATCATTCTTTTTAATTATGACCACTTCCACAGGATCTTTTCCTTCAAGAAAAATTCTTCCTAATTCTTTATAAGGCTTGACTTCACCTGTCTTAGAAAGCTGAGCAAACAGAAAAATCTGTTCTTCTTTATCAACACAAGAGGCAAATAGCAATTCTTTACCATCAAAATTGATAAGCTCTTCTCGCCTTACTTTTTTGCCCTCAAAATATGGAGGAGGCAATTGGCATTCAAACTTAACTTTAAATGTAGTATCAAATTTTCCAGGAACTTTTCATGTTTTATATAAGAAAATTCTGGGTAAGGACCAGAACCAGATCCTTTAATAGAATATATTCCGTTATCAGTCAGAGTAATTAACTTTCTCAGCATTCCATTTACGGGTTCATGCTGCATATCGCCCCATAAAATTTTTTGACCGAATAAATGAGACTGTGAAAAAGTAAATAATACAAGAAGTAAAATAATTATACGATTCATAAACTTTTAAAATGTTTCAAAACTAAGAAGTAATCAATAAATAACCTCTTAAAACTCCCATCCTGCGTACAAAAATATTTCTATTTTTTCATCCTTTTACAATAAACCCACGTATAAATTCGATGAAGACAAATTCCGGAATTATGAGGAAAATTTATACTCTTTTAATTTTAATTGCCTTGACTCTTTCATCCTGTATTACAGGAGGTAAAAACAAAATGAGTCATAAAAAAGCATCTTCATCGGGTGCCGTAGCATCCGAGAGTAAAAATTCATCGAACAAAAAAGTGAGGGCCAATTATCGCTCTAACAAATATCATCCTAGTGCATCAACTTATGAAAAAGTTGAAGACCCTACACTTCGCGCGCACAAAGATTTAAAGGAATCCAGGAAATACAAGAAATATGAAGCTAAGAGAAAAAACTCTCAAGCTCAATACCTGAATACTTTAAATAAATCCAATAAATACAAGGATTCCAAAGTAAACAGTGGGAAGTTCAGTTTTTATTAACAGATTAAATTGGATGAATAAATTTTACAATATGAAAAATAAGTTAACAGTCAGCGGGATTATGCTGTGCCTCTTATTTTTTGCATATACGGGGGTGTTGGCTCAGGACATTCAATTTAGTCAGTTTTATAATGTACCCCTGTTTATAAGCCCGGCATTTGCAGGAAGTGTGCATCAACCAAGAGCAACGATCCACCAGAGATTACAGTGGCCAAAGCTCGACGGAAAATATATTACATCATTTGCTTCATTCGACACTTACTCACCAAAATACAATAGTGGATTTGGTGTTTATGCATTAAAAGACTGGCAAGGATCCAATACCATCAGCTCTACGGAAATAGGATTTCAATATAGCTATGAGTTACACATCAACAGTCAGCTTGTTTTCAGGCCAGGCTTGCAACTTGCAATGATTTCCAGGTATATAGACTATGCAGACCTAAGATTTCCCATTCAGTTTAATGATGAGCAGGGATTCTTTGACCCAAATAACAACTATGCAGGTGTTCCAAGAAAATCATTTGCTGACATATCTGCTGGTGGTGTATTTTATTCTAAAAATTTGTGGTTAGGATTTTCAACACACCACATAAACACACCTAACCAAAGCTTTTACGGAGATATAAGCAGATTACCAGCCAAATTTGCTGTGCTAGGAGGTTACAAATTTCTCTTCAGCAATGATAAGAAAAAATATTACACTGATGAGGACAATGAAATAAGTCTTACTCCTACTTTCAATTATAAATCTCAAGGTAAATCAGATCAGTTTGATCTTGGTCTTTATGGGGTTTATAACCAGTTTCTCGCAGGTGGATGGTACAGGGGTATACCATTTAAAAGGTATGAACACAGGTTCCAGAATAATGAGTCAGTTGTAATATTTCTTGGATTTAAAACAGCTGTCGGATTAAAGTTCGGTTATAGCTATGACTTTACAGTTTCTAAACTCGCCATAGCCAGAACCGGAGGATCGCATGAGTTTAATCTTACTTATGTATTCACTAAAAAATTAAAGAAGAAAAAACCGATGCGTCGTATGCCATGCCCAAGTTTCTAATACTTGGGCATATTTATTTATTCTCAAATGAAATTCAATTTCGATTTTAAAGAGCTATTACTTGTTGGTTGTTTTGTTAGCTATCTGTCAACTGGTTTAGCTCAAAAAATTCAGCCTATTGTTTCAGGAAAAGACATACAACTACTCGAACACCAGGCTGGCAGTTATTTTTCACTGGAGAAATACAGTCTGGCAGAGCCTTTATACTATAAATTAGATTCCCTTAAGCCAAACACTCCGGACTATGGCTATAAACTTGGGGTCTGTTATATCTATAACAACAAGGAAGATAAAGCACTTCCTATATTCGAAGCCGGATTAAAAAAAGCTTCATTATACCCCAAAGCTTTACTCTATTACGTTGCAAGAGCCTATCATCTCAATCACAAATTTGATGAAGCCATCAAATATTATGAGCGTTATAAAGGGTTTGTAAATAAAGAAGGGGACAAAAATAAAGTTACTATTATTGCTAACCTCAACAGACAGATTGAGATGTGCAGAAACGGAAAAGAGCTGATAAAAGCTCCCCTACCGTTAGAAGTTTTTAATCTTGGACCAGATATTAATTCACCATATCCTGATTATGGCCCTGTTGTAACGGCTGACGAAGAACAGGTAATCTTCACCTCCAACAGACCCAATACAACTGGCGGATTGAAAACTGAAGATGGCATTTATTACGAGGACATTTATATATCCCAAAAAACGACCAACGGATGGACTTCAGCAGTACAGATGCCAGAACTGAACACGACGGGACATGATGCAAGTAAAGGTATTAATCCTAATGGTGAAAAGATGATTATATACCGATATGGAAAAGATAAGCTTTTATCTTCTGCCTCCGGAGATTTGTATTTATCAGAACAAAAAAATGGCCAATGGCAGAAAGCAGAACGAATGGCAGATAATATCAATTCCCCAGGTTGGGAACCTTCTGCAAGTTTGCCAGACGATGACAGGATAATTTATTTTGTGAGCAATCGACAGGGCGGTTTGGGAGGTACAGATATTTACAGCATTAAGAGACTTCCAAACGGTGATTGGGCTGAGCCATGGAATCTTGGCCCTGTAATTAATACACCATATGATGAAGATTCTCCATTTATTTCTCCTGATGGTAAAACATTATACTTCAGTTCTACAGGTCACCATTCTATGGGCGGTTATGATATTTTTATAACCAGATTTGATGATATAAAAAAACAATGGACATCCCCGGAAAATGTGGGCTATCCAATAAGCACCGCACAGGACGACCTTTATTTTAGCTGGTCTGCTGATGGCACCAGAATATATTTCTCAAGTGTAAGGCCGGGAGGATATGGTGACAAGGATATTTATTATGCTTCTATTAAGAAAAACAACAATAATGTTCTGATATTAAAGGGTAAAATCTTAGATGCCAAGGATCAGAAACCGTTAGAAGCAATAATCAGAATAAGTGATCCAGAAACCAACGAAACAATTACAAACGTAACCACCAATAGCACTACAGGCAAATATATTGCAGTATTGCAGACTGGGAAAAAATATAGAATTACATTTGAATCTAGTAATTTTCAAATAATTACCGAAAATATTGATTTATCAGGGTCAAATAATTCAACAGAACTCGAAAAAAATATAATACTTGAAAAGTATTAAGTTAAATATGTTAAATTTAAGGTATTAAAAAAAAACTATCGGAATTTAAGCAATGAAGTGCCGAAAATACATTCTGGGATTAAGCATTTATTTATTTTTATTGGTCCCCTATACTACCAATGGTCAATACAATCATATTGGAGAAGAGTATAAAGAAGTTGAAGCGCAAGCTAAAGAACTGATGATGAATGAACAGTTTTATCTTGCCCTTCCCATCTATCATTATCTTGACAGTCTGCTTCCCAATAATCCAAAATACATTTATCCATTGGGAGTTTGTTATCTGAACAAAGTTGAAGAGACAAAAGCACTTAGCTATTTTGAGAAATGTCTTAAAGAACCTTCTAAATATCCGGACAGACTTTATTATTATACAGGAAAGGCATATCACTTACAGTTGGAATTTGATAAAGCGCTTACCAATTATGAAACCTACAAGTCACTTCTTGTAGCTGCAAAGAAAAAAAGTAATAAGACTCTTTTGAAAGAGGTTTACAGAGATATTGAGATGTGCCACAACGGTAAAGAACTCATAGCCAAGCCTCTTGATATTAAAATTACTAATCTTGGCAGTGCAATCAACTCTCCTTTTCCTGAGCATGGACCAATTTTATCTGCAGATGAAAGTGTTTTGATTTTTACCTCTGGAAGGTCAACCACGACAGGCGGAAATATTGACAAGGTAGACGGTCAGTATTTTGAAGATATCTATATATCTCATAAAACGGATACAGGCTGGAGTGCTCCAGTAAGCATTGGAGACAGCATCAATACAACTGATCATGATGCCAGTATTTCACTATCAGCAGATGGACAAAAACTTTTACTGTACAAATCTGAAAAAGAATATTTTGGTTTAAGCTCACAGGGAAATCTTTACGTAAGTGAATTAAAGGGAATGCACTGGACTAAACCAGTAGTATTGCCATCACAAATATGTACCAAAAACTGGGAACCAAGCGCAAGTGTTTCCTCGGATGAAAAGTTTATGATTTTCTCTAGCAATCGTCCTGGTGGTTTTGGAGGTCTTGATTTATACATCGTTAAAAAACTTCCAAACGGACAATGGGCCCTTCCTATGAACCTTGGGGGAGTAATCAATTCACCATATGATGAAGATGCACCCTTTATCCACCATGATGGTAAAACATTATATTTCAGCTCCAATGGACATAAAAGTATGGGAGGATTTGACATCTTTATGTCCAAATTTGACTTATCAACCTTTAGCTGGAGTGAGCCAGAGAATATTGGTTATCCTATAAGCACAGCCCATGATGATATGCATTTTTCCTGGACCGCAGATGGTAAAAAAATCTATTTCTCAACTACTCGTCCTGAAGGTTTTGGAGATCGTGATATTTACTATTCCGAAGTATATAAAGAAGCAGCAAAATTGGTGGTACTAAAAGGAATCATATCAGACTCTTTAACATCAATGCCTTTAGATGCAACAATAAAGGTATTGGATAGCAAAAACAATGAAGTAATCGGAATTTTTAATTCTAACAGCTCCACCGGCAAATATATCGTCATCCTTCCCGAAGGAAGAAATTATAATTTCTCAATTACAAGTCAAAACTACAATGTATGTGCTGACGTTTTGAATTTTTCTAATCTTGAAAAATTTGAAGAGATAGAAAAAAATATAAAATTGTGTCCTAAATATAAGTAACTAGGGCACAATTTTCTTTTACATTTTTTTACCTTTTTTTTTACTTTTCTCTCCTTTAAGCTCTTAGATTAATTAAATATTTTATTAGACAAAACAACTATAGATTCTGATTTCCGTAAAAGGCTGTAGTAATTGTGTCGAATTTATCCATACACATTATTAATTTATTTAAGAGGATATTTGAGGATATATTATTGTCAAACAAAATACTACTAACATGTTTCCGGGAGATTTTAAATCGAACAAATTGATCAAAAAGAGGATTAAATTCTCACTATTGATCTTGTTTTCGTTTATTTTCTTTTCTCAGGGGTTTTCGGAGGGTACAAAAGAGATAAGGCCAGCATCTGCGGATAATGGATATGTTGTACTTGATCCCGGATGGTCCCCTTTTGCAACTTATGGTTGCCCGACTACCAGCAGGTTAAATATAAGAATCTGTAACATTGGTGAAATAGTATATTTTGGTTTTAACCAGCCAAATAATGACGTTAGATTCAGAATCAAGGACTCAAGTGGAGTTATTGTAGTTCCTCAGACCACTGTCCCAAGCGCGGGGGCTGGTTACATTTCCTCATACAATAGGGCAGTTGCTGGTCCTTCAGCCATTGTAGGAACTAGCGGATATAACGCAATGTCATTTACAGCTACACAAACCGGAGATTATTATATTGAATTTTTACTTCCAAATGGAAACCCAAGGAGAGAATTTGATTTGTTTGATATTACTGTAGCCTCTGCTGCCAATGTTCCAATAAAAGGAAGAATCTGGTCTCAGTCCTGGATGATGTCTACCAAAAGCTTTACAAATGCGTTCAAAGGTTTGATGTATATATACGCAGATGATGGTATCGTTACCTCTTTGAATTTTAATGGTATGCAGCCTTATGTGTTCGTTTTGAACGCTAACATGACCGGTACAGGAAATACCGGTAATCCTGATTTAGACAGACAGTCAAAAGTAGGTTCATCTACTTATCCTAAATATAAAGTGTTTCTTAACGATCCGGACCAGTCTTGTTTCCCTACTGGTCAATTTGGTAAAATTACAGCCCCAACAACAGTTTCGGGTTGTCCTCCAACAAACTTTTGTCTAAACGTATTTGTGGACAAACCAGGTTTCGCCCAGATCTTCCTTGACCTGAATGGCATTCCAGGCCATCAGGCAGGAACAAGAGACCGGGCAATTTCAGCAGTAGTTAACCCACCACGTACTTGTATTCCATGGGATGGAAAAGATGGTTTAGGTAATAGAGTAACAACAGCTGTAACCATCAGAACTCGTACCGATTTTTATAATGGACTTACGCATATCCCTTTATATGATGTGGAAGGAACCCCTAATGGTTATATTGTTAATCTTGTTCGACCAGTTACTGGTATACCTATAAAATTATATTGGGATGACAGAAATATTCCCGCAGCTAACGGAAGTCAGAACCTGGCAGGATGTAACAACCCTTGCCATCAATGGACGTGGTATGGTTCAGATAATACAGCAAGAGATTATGGTAACAGAAATACAGTCAACACCTGGTGGTACGCAGATTCAACTTCAGATGTAACTGACAATACTGTGCCTCCAGGCATTGTTGTTGATGCTGACACTAGAATTCCGGATTCAAAGGACAATGATTCGACAATTTGCGGATCTGTGGGTGCTTATACACTTAGTGGTCTTGTGCAAAATGCTGGTGGAGGTATGTGGACAACAACAGGTACAGGAACATTTTCAGATGTAACAAATATGAACGGAACCTACACTCCTTCTGCTGCAGATAAAGCGGCAGGATTAGTAAGGATTATTCTTGTTTCTACAGGTAACGGTGCCTGTCCATCTATAAGAGATACCTTGACACTGAGGTTTCAGGCAATTCCTTCTGTTATAGCAGGTCCCGCAGTTACAGTATGTTCCAATAACCCTCAGGTTGCCCTGAACGGCTCCGTCCAAAATGCTACTGGTGTAATTTGGAGCAGCTCAGGAACAGGTACATTTACACCTGCTGCAACCAATCTGGTCGCCACTTACATTCCTTCAACTGCAGATATTGCTTCAGGAAATGTTTCTTTGACACTTACTTCTACAGGTAATGGTGTTTGTCCTGCGACACAAAGTGTTACAAAAATTGTAACAATAGAACAAGCTCCTACAGTAAATGCTGGGCCAGATCAAACTATATGTGCAGGAGGAAATGCAACTTTAGCAGCAAGCGCTACTAATTATACAACTATAGCCTGGTCCGGTGGAAATGGTACATTTTCTCCTAACAATTCAAGTTTAAATGCTACATACATTCCACACAATTCAGAAAAATCAGGGTCGGTAACACTTACGTTGACAGCTACTAAAGTTGGTTGCGCTACAGTTACTGATCAGATAAATGTGATCATTCAACCTGCGCTTACTGTAAATGCAGGTGCAGATATTTCTGTGTGTAAAAACAACCCGACTGCAAATCTTTCAGGTACTTCCACCAATGCTACGACCTATACCTGGTCAGGAGGCGCTGGTACATTTTCAAATGCAAATGCATTAACAACTACATATACTTCAACTACAGCTGAAACCAATGCTGGCCCTGTAACATTAACACTTACAGCTTCTAGACCAGGTTGTCCATCTGCTACAGACCAAGTGCAGATATCATTCACTCCATCACCAATTTCAACTCCTGGTCCAGGAAGTACAGTTTGCGCAAACAATCCAAACGTCACACTTAACGGATCTGTAACAGGAGCTACTGGTGGTAGATGGACTGGAGGTTGTGGAACATTTATACCAAACGATGTTACGTTAAATGCTACTTATATTCCATGTGCCAATGAAGTGTCTAGTGGTTTAATTTCTCTTACACTTACCACAACTGGCAATGGAACCTGTAATGCCGTTTCAAATTCAACTCTTATACTTGTAGAGCCGTCTCCTGTAGCTAATGCAGGATCTGACAAATCGGTTTGTGAAAACAAGCCGGATATTGCTTTGGCAGGCACTATTACAGATGCTACATCTTCAACTTGGTCAGGAGGAGCAGGTTTATACCAACCAAGTGCTACTGATTTAAATATTACGTACATTCCAACTTCGAATGAAATTGCTTCAGGATCTGTAGTATTGACTCTAATTGCTAACAGAGCTTCATGTAATTCACATTCAGATCAGGTAACGATCAATTTTACACCTGCACCTGTGGTAAATGCGGGGCCGGATCAATCTGTTTGTGCTAACAATGCTGTTATCAACTTAAACGGTACTGCAACAAATGCAGGTGGGACAATCTGGTCTGGAGGAGCGGGAACTTTCACTCCAAATGCTTCTACTTTAAATGCCAAATATACTCCATCTGCAGGCGAAATTGCTTCTGGAACTGTAACACTTACCTTAAAATCAACACTTAATGGTAACTGTAATGAAGTTGAGGATCAGGTAGTAATAACAATAACAAAAACTCCAACTATTGATGCTGGCACAAATCAGACTGTTTGTGCTAATAATCCTGCAGTTAACCTAAGCGGAAAAGTAACTATAGCAGCAGGAGGTACATGGTCTGGAGGAAGTGGAACCATAACACCAAATATAGATTCATTAAATATAAGATATGTTCCGTCTGCTGCTGAAATAGCAGCAGGAACAGCTACACTTACATTTACTACAAGAGGGAACGGTAATTGCCTTCCGGTTTCTGATCAGGTTTCTGTAAGCATCACCCCTGCTCCTACTGCAAATGCAGGAGCTGACAAATCTGTTTGTGCCGATAGTCCAGCTATTTCTTTAGCAGGTTCTGTAACAGTTGCAACGGGTGGTACTTGGTCTGGTGGAATGGGAACATTTACACCTAACAATACTACTTTAACTGCAACCTACCAACCAACTGTTTCTGAAATTAATTCCGGTTCGGTAACTCTTACTTTGACAACTTCCGGAAATGGAATTTGTAATCCGGTTTCAGATCAGATTGTGATATCAATAACTCCCGCTCCAACAGTAAATGCGGGAGCGGATCAAGTCTTATGCGGAGCTGTTTCTTCAGTTACACTTTCTGGCAATGTAACAGGATCAACAGGTGGGGCATGGACAACATCCGGAACTGGAACATTTGCTCCGAATGCCAACACACTTAATGCAAGTTATGCTCCCTCTGCAGCTGATAAAACTGCTGGAAATGTAACTTTAACATTGACTACAACTGGTAATGGGCTATGCCAGGCGATTAAGGATCAAGTTGTACTTTCCTTTACAACAGTTCCTACTGTAAATGCGGGGCCGGATCAAGTAGTATGTGCGAATGACCTACCTATAAAATTAGCAGGTTCAGGATCAGCAGCAAATTGGACAGGAGGAAGTGGAACATTTACTCCGAATACAAATACTTTAAATGGCACCTATATGCCATCTGCATCAGAAATTACCTCTGGTACAGTTACTCTTACTCTTACGACAATCGCTAGCGGTGCCTGTCCTGTAGTTTCTGATCAGGTTAAAATTACAATTCCGGCTGCACCTACTGCCAATGCAGGCGCTGATTTTATAATGTGCGGAAATTTAACCAATTACACACTGAGTGGAACCATAAACAGCGCGGCGACAGGTGGTTTCTGGACAACTACGGGAACAGGCTCCTTTACTCCAAACGCTTCAACATTAAATGCAACATATACACCTTCCACTGCAGATAGAACTGCAGGATCTGTATATTTGATATTATCCACTACAGGAACTGGCATATGTTCAACTACCAGAGATACAATGCAGTTGACAATATCACCAGTCGTAACAGTAAATGCAGGTCCTGACCAAACCCTTTGTGCAAGCCTTACAGGAATTCAGTTAAATGGTACTGCAAATAATGCAACAGGAATAACGTGGACAACTTCCGGAACAGGTTCATTTACTCCAAACGCTACAACATTACTGGCAACATATACTCCGTCATCAGCGGATACAGCAGCCAAATCAGTTACATTAACCATTACTTCTTCCAGCACACCTACTTGTGCTTCAGTTACAGATAATGTAACAATCCAGTTTACACCTGCTCCAGTAATAAAAGCTGGACCAGATCAGACTCTATGCGCGAATGTTGCGACTGTACAATTAGCTGGTTATAAAGCTAACACCACCGGTGCTAGATGGAGTACTTCAGGTAGCGGAACGTTCTCTCCTTCCTTTACAACTCTTAATGCTTCATATATTCCATCTGAAGCTGATAAAGGTACTTCAGTTACATTGACACTTAGCAGCACCGGAAGCGGAATTTGCAACGGAACATCTGATCAAGTAGTTATTAACCTGAATCCAACACCTACTGTAAATGCAGGTTTGGATCAGACAGTTTGTGCTGATACTTCAGCAATCAACCTAAATGGTGCAATCACAGTTGCAACGGGAAGCGTCTGGACCTCAGATGGAACAGGTTCATTTGCGAATTCGAATTCTCCAATTACAACTTATACTCCATCGGCAGCAGATATAAGTAAGGGAATAGTAGCATTTACGCTTACTACCAATGCCGCAGGTGCTTGTTCACCAGTATCAGATATCGTTGCGGTAATTATCACTCCTGCTCCGACAGTTAATGCAGGTACGAACAGGAATGTATGTGCCAATAATGCAACACTTACCCTTAACGGATCTGTAACTATAGCATCAGGCGGCACATGGTCTGGAGGAACAGGAATATTCATCCCGAACAATTCCGCTCTGAATGCTACGTATAATTTATCTGCTTCTGAAATAAGCAGCGGCAATGTAACATTGACTTTAACGACAACCGGGAACGGTTTATGTAAAGCTAAAACCAGCCAAATGACCATCAATGTAGGGGCATCTCCGACTGTAAATGCAGGCCCTGATCAATCTATTTGTGAAGACCTTATGGGAGTTACACTTGCAGGCTCATTTACTGGAACTGGCCTGGCAGGCGTTGAATGGACAAGCTCAGGAAGCGGTGCTTTCTTTCCTAACCAGGTCACTCCAACTGCGACATATGTTCCTT harbors:
- a CDS encoding PorP/SprF family type IX secretion system membrane protein; the encoded protein is MKNKLTVSGIMLCLLFFAYTGVLAQDIQFSQFYNVPLFISPAFAGSVHQPRATIHQRLQWPKLDGKYITSFASFDTYSPKYNSGFGVYALKDWQGSNTISSTEIGFQYSYELHINSQLVFRPGLQLAMISRYIDYADLRFPIQFNDEQGFFDPNNNYAGVPRKSFADISAGGVFYSKNLWLGFSTHHINTPNQSFYGDISRLPAKFAVLGGYKFLFSNDKKKYYTDEDNEISLTPTFNYKSQGKSDQFDLGLYGVYNQFLAGGWYRGIPFKRYEHRFQNNESVVIFLGFKTAVGLKFGYSYDFTVSKLAIARTGGSHEFNLTYVFTKKLKKKKPMRRMPCPSF
- a CDS encoding PD40 domain-containing protein; translated protein: MKFNFDFKELLLVGCFVSYLSTGLAQKIQPIVSGKDIQLLEHQAGSYFSLEKYSLAEPLYYKLDSLKPNTPDYGYKLGVCYIYNNKEDKALPIFEAGLKKASLYPKALLYYVARAYHLNHKFDEAIKYYERYKGFVNKEGDKNKVTIIANLNRQIEMCRNGKELIKAPLPLEVFNLGPDINSPYPDYGPVVTADEEQVIFTSNRPNTTGGLKTEDGIYYEDIYISQKTTNGWTSAVQMPELNTTGHDASKGINPNGEKMIIYRYGKDKLLSSASGDLYLSEQKNGQWQKAERMADNINSPGWEPSASLPDDDRIIYFVSNRQGGLGGTDIYSIKRLPNGDWAEPWNLGPVINTPYDEDSPFISPDGKTLYFSSTGHHSMGGYDIFITRFDDIKKQWTSPENVGYPISTAQDDLYFSWSADGTRIYFSSVRPGGYGDKDIYYASIKKNNNNVLILKGKILDAKDQKPLEAIIRISDPETNETITNVTTNSTTGKYIAVLQTGKKYRITFESSNFQIITENIDLSGSNNSTELEKNIILEKY
- a CDS encoding PD40 domain-containing protein; this encodes MKCRKYILGLSIYLFLLVPYTTNGQYNHIGEEYKEVEAQAKELMMNEQFYLALPIYHYLDSLLPNNPKYIYPLGVCYLNKVEETKALSYFEKCLKEPSKYPDRLYYYTGKAYHLQLEFDKALTNYETYKSLLVAAKKKSNKTLLKEVYRDIEMCHNGKELIAKPLDIKITNLGSAINSPFPEHGPILSADESVLIFTSGRSTTTGGNIDKVDGQYFEDIYISHKTDTGWSAPVSIGDSINTTDHDASISLSADGQKLLLYKSEKEYFGLSSQGNLYVSELKGMHWTKPVVLPSQICTKNWEPSASVSSDEKFMIFSSNRPGGFGGLDLYIVKKLPNGQWALPMNLGGVINSPYDEDAPFIHHDGKTLYFSSNGHKSMGGFDIFMSKFDLSTFSWSEPENIGYPISTAHDDMHFSWTADGKKIYFSTTRPEGFGDRDIYYSEVYKEAAKLVVLKGIISDSLTSMPLDATIKVLDSKNNEVIGIFNSNSSTGKYIVILPEGRNYNFSITSQNYNVCADVLNFSNLEKFEEIEKNIKLCPKYK